CTTGAAAATTTTTCTGCCAATACGCTCCTGATCAACGCAGGAGGCATTATGGCCTTCTACCCTACCGAACTCGATTTTCATTACCGAAATCCATTTCTGAAAAATAACAATATGCTGGCTGACATAGTCAGAAAATGTCATGAGAATGGCATCAAAGTTATCGTCCGTTTCGATTTCAGCAGGATACATGAAAGTATTTTCAAGACACATCCCGACTGGTGTTATATTTCTCCAAAAGGTGAAAGAATTATCAATACGGATATGTACGTCGTTTCCATTAATGCGCCTTATGTCCAGGAAAAAGCTTTCAAAATTATTGAAGAAGTTATTGACAAATTCCCGGTTGACGGCATTTTTCTGAATATGCCGGGTTATCAGGTCAACAATCCGTACGAAGGAAAATATCATGGAATTGACCAGAACGAATATGACCAAAAACGTTTTGCTGAATATACAAATGGACAGGCATTACCAACTGAGGAAAACAAGGCGGATCCGTTATTTCAAAAATATCTGGAATTTAAAAAATTTACGGTTGAAGATTGGTCGCACCGACTTAATACCTTAGTAAAATCTAAAAATACCAACATTGCTGTTTGTACATATTTTGACAAATATGTTGATATCATCCGGCATGAATCCCAGAGCAGTACCGTTTTACCTTACTGGCCTTACACGGCTTCTGATAACGTTGGTAATGCTGTAAATTCTTATCCGGATCATATTATCAGCAACGCAAGTATTCAGCAGATTTCATTTCAATCACGATACAATGCCGTTGAGCCCGAAGAAGTGAGAATTCGTCTTTATGAAAATATTGCGAACGGTTCAGGTCTGGATATCAGCATGATGGGAGATATGCGTGGGTATGAAGATGAGCGAAATTATGATGTGATCAAAACCGTTTATGCACATCATAAAAAACATGAACAGTACTTTGGAAAGTATAAGTCAGTTGCCAAAATCGCTGTGATTGCTCCGGGTTCCTGGCCTAGCGGACCAACCATGCAGGAATATCGCGGAATCGTTTTGATGCTGAAAGAGGCACACATTCCTTTTGATATCATTGAAGACGCACAAATTGAAAATCTGGAAGCGAAAGTAAAAAAGTACAAACTGATCATTTTGCCTGAAATCACATATTTGAGCAAGAAATCGCTAGACATAATCAAAGAAGCATCAGCCAACGGAACAAACCTGATCGCTACCAACAAAGCGTTTTTTGACACACCGGAAATATTAATAGATTTATTCGGCGCAAAAATTGTGACGCTTGATAATGATGGTGCGGGAAATTATCTCAATCCTGAAAACAAATCCATTTTCAAACATTTCACAAAACAGAAAATGGTGTTCTGGAAATTTAATCTGGGATTGTATGATTTCAAAAATGCAGATCAGACTTTACTTCCTGTTCTGGCAAAAGGAAGACCCGGTCCTCCGGAAATTATTGGCGGACATGACCCTATCGGTTCTTTTGCTTTGGGTATAAAAAATCATTCGAAAAGTAAAGCCGTTTTAATGCCGGTCAATATTGGCA
The nucleotide sequence above comes from Dyadobacter subterraneus. Encoded proteins:
- a CDS encoding alpha-amylase family protein — encoded protein: MKSKPLSFLICFLLFNTHVFAQKTDTTFWWKKNNLRVIQTNLPAYEAATLNPDSLLQDLENFSANTLLINAGGIMAFYPTELDFHYRNPFLKNNNMLADIVRKCHENGIKVIVRFDFSRIHESIFKTHPDWCYISPKGERIINTDMYVVSINAPYVQEKAFKIIEEVIDKFPVDGIFLNMPGYQVNNPYEGKYHGIDQNEYDQKRFAEYTNGQALPTEENKADPLFQKYLEFKKFTVEDWSHRLNTLVKSKNTNIAVCTYFDKYVDIIRHESQSSTVLPYWPYTASDNVGNAVNSYPDHIISNASIQQISFQSRYNAVEPEEVRIRLYENIANGSGLDISMMGDMRGYEDERNYDVIKTVYAHHKKHEQYFGKYKSVAKIAVIAPGSWPSGPTMQEYRGIVLMLKEAHIPFDIIEDAQIENLEAKVKKYKLIILPEITYLSKKSLDIIKEASANGTNLIATNKAFFDTPEILIDLFGAKIVTLDNDGAGNYLNPENKSIFKHFTKQKMVFWKFNLGLYDFKNADQTLLPVLAKGRPGPPEIIGGHDPIGSFALGIKNHSKSKAVLMPVNIGRLYYMHGYEEHKNIMLDVINYIYPEAAQTIQTDAPARIETILQKYSKNTPGVNTPGKENGMILHLINLTGFSGNTYFPPLPVYQIKFKVKSDFKPSRVFSMTSGKPVIHTWKDGFLELKVDKLEAFDGIVIDK